In Choloepus didactylus isolate mChoDid1 chromosome 18, mChoDid1.pri, whole genome shotgun sequence, a single genomic region encodes these proteins:
- the TTYH2 gene encoding protein tweety homolog 2 isoform X4: protein MLCCGVLALILSWASLAADTAAAVGTSDFCVAPDTFILNITQGQVRTEVTRYYLYCSQSASSPFQQVLTVFQRSLTTMQIQIGGLLQFAVPHFPSAEGDLLEIQLLLNSSEAGLHQLTAMLDCRGLHKDYLDALTGICYDGIEGLLYLGLFSLLAALAFSIMICTGPRAWRHFATRDRDYDDIDDDDPFNPQARRIAAYNPPRGQLHSFCSYSSGLGSQTSLQPPAQTISNAPVSEYMNQAVLFGGNPRYENVPLIGRGSPPPTYSPSMRATYLSVGDEQHLRHFRNEYPA, encoded by the exons ATGCTGTGCTGCGGGGTGCTGGCCCTGATTCTCAGCTGGGCTTCCCTGGCTGCAGACACCGCCGCCGCCGTG GGCACCAGTGACTTCTGCGTGGCTCCTGACACCTTCATCCTGAACATCACACAGGGCCAGGTTAGAACAG AGGTGACCCGCTACTACCTGTACTGCAGCCAGAGTGCAAGCAGCCCCTTCCAACAG GTGCTGACCGTCTTCCAGCGCTCACTGACCACCATGCAGATCCAGATTGGGGGGCTGCTGCAGTTTGCCGTGCCCCACTTCCCCTCGGCAGAG GGAGATCTGCTCGAGATCCAGCTGCTGCTGAACTCATCTGAGGCCGGCCTTCACCAGCTGACGGCCATGCTGGATTGTCGGGGGCTGCACAAG GACTACCTGGATGCCCTCACTGGCATCTGCTACGACGGCATCGAGGGCTTGCTCTACCTCGGCCTCTTCTCCCTCCTGGCTGCCCTGGCCTTCTCCATCATGATCTGCACGGGGCCACGGGCCTGGAGACACTTTGCCACCAG GGACAGGGACTATGATGACATCGACGACGATGACCCCTTTAATCCCCAGGCCCGGCGCATCGCCGCTTACAACCCCCCTCGTGGGCAGCTTCACAGCTTCTGCAGCTACAGCAGCGGCCTGGGCAGCCAGACCAGCCTCCAGCCCCCTGCCCAGACCATCTCCAATGCTCCTGTCTCTGAGTACAT GAACCAAGCCGTGCTCTTCGGCGGGAACCCACGCTACGAGAACGTTCCACTCATCGGAAGAGGCTCCCCCCCTCCCACG
- the TTYH2 gene encoding protein tweety homolog 2 isoform X5, giving the protein MARTCRWLSYLLLFIVDLVICLVTCLGLAKRSKCLLALMLCCGVLALILSWASLAADTAAAVGTSDFCVAPDTFILNITQGQVRTEVTRYYLYCSQSASSPFQQVLTVFQRSLTTMQIQIGGLLQFAVPHFPSAEGDLLEIQLLLNSSEAGLHQLTAMLDCRGLHKDYLDALTGICYDGIEGLLYLGLFSLLAALAFSIMICTGPRAWRHFATRDRDYDDIDDDDPFNPQARRIAAYNPPRGQLHSFCSYSSGLGSQTSLQPPAQTISNAPVSEYMNQAVLFGGNPRYENVPLIGRGSPPPTYSPSMRATYLSVGDEQHLRHFRNEYPA; this is encoded by the exons ATGGCAAGAACCTGCAG gtGGCTCTCCTACCTCCTGCTCTTCATCGTGGACCTGGTCATCTGCCTGGTCACCTGCCTGGGACTGGCCAAGCGCTCCAAGTGTCTGCTCGCCTT GATGCTGTGCTGCGGGGTGCTGGCCCTGATTCTCAGCTGGGCTTCCCTGGCTGCAGACACCGCCGCCGCCGTG GGCACCAGTGACTTCTGCGTGGCTCCTGACACCTTCATCCTGAACATCACACAGGGCCAGGTTAGAACAG AGGTGACCCGCTACTACCTGTACTGCAGCCAGAGTGCAAGCAGCCCCTTCCAACAG GTGCTGACCGTCTTCCAGCGCTCACTGACCACCATGCAGATCCAGATTGGGGGGCTGCTGCAGTTTGCCGTGCCCCACTTCCCCTCGGCAGAG GGAGATCTGCTCGAGATCCAGCTGCTGCTGAACTCATCTGAGGCCGGCCTTCACCAGCTGACGGCCATGCTGGATTGTCGGGGGCTGCACAAG GACTACCTGGATGCCCTCACTGGCATCTGCTACGACGGCATCGAGGGCTTGCTCTACCTCGGCCTCTTCTCCCTCCTGGCTGCCCTGGCCTTCTCCATCATGATCTGCACGGGGCCACGGGCCTGGAGACACTTTGCCACCAG GGACAGGGACTATGATGACATCGACGACGATGACCCCTTTAATCCCCAGGCCCGGCGCATCGCCGCTTACAACCCCCCTCGTGGGCAGCTTCACAGCTTCTGCAGCTACAGCAGCGGCCTGGGCAGCCAGACCAGCCTCCAGCCCCCTGCCCAGACCATCTCCAATGCTCCTGTCTCTGAGTACAT GAACCAAGCCGTGCTCTTCGGCGGGAACCCACGCTACGAGAACGTTCCACTCATCGGAAGAGGCTCCCCCCCTCCCACG